The following proteins come from a genomic window of Trifolium pratense cultivar HEN17-A07 linkage group LG4, ARS_RC_1.1, whole genome shotgun sequence:
- the LOC123924519 gene encoding uncharacterized protein LOC123924519 isoform X2: protein MCPKDNVIVCLCSLHHMIPEAAKSLFTNAFKVHQLATFGNRKKASWIFPKTRVQPNGNDCGYYVMKNMIDIVSASITKNWMEVFNDPTTLTEEELYDLRDRWATCFLDLYNLEVDYDDADEKD from the exons ATGTGTCCTAAGGACAATGTAATAGTTTGCCTTTGTTCATTACACCATATGATACCTGAAGCAGCGAAGAGTCTTTTTACAAA TGCTTTTAAAGTTCATCAATTAGCAACATTTGGTAATAGAAAGAAGGCTTCATGGATTTTTCCCAAA ACAAGGGTACAGCCTAACGGCAATGACTGTGGATATTATGTAATGAAGAATATGATTGACATCGTCTCTGCTAGTATTACAAAGAATTGGATGGAG GTATTCAATGATCCTACGACATTAACAGAGGAGGAGCTGTATGATTTGCGAGACCGCTgggcaacttgttttcttgacctatataatctcgaggtagattatgatgatgCCGACGAGAAAgattag
- the LOC123924519 gene encoding uncharacterized protein LOC123924519 isoform X1 has translation MSIEFCIKASLISKAGKQYIQNQLHDLNKVCYLAPHLWDGHWQLIIMCPKDNVIVCLCSLHHMIPEAAKSLFTNAFKVHQLATFGNRKKASWIFPKTRVQPNGNDCGYYVMKNMIDIVSASITKNWMEVFNDPTTLTEEELYDLRDRWATCFLDLYNLEVDYDDADEKD, from the exons ATGTCAATTGAATTTTGCATCAAAGCCAGTCTCATTTCAAAAGCGGGTAAACAATACATACAAAATCAGTTGCATGATCTAAACAAAGTGTGCTACTTAGCACCACATCTTTGGGA CGGGCATTGGCAATTGATAATTATGTGTCCTAAGGACAATGTAATAGTTTGCCTTTGTTCATTACACCATATGATACCTGAAGCAGCGAAGAGTCTTTTTACAAA TGCTTTTAAAGTTCATCAATTAGCAACATTTGGTAATAGAAAGAAGGCTTCATGGATTTTTCCCAAA ACAAGGGTACAGCCTAACGGCAATGACTGTGGATATTATGTAATGAAGAATATGATTGACATCGTCTCTGCTAGTATTACAAAGAATTGGATGGAG GTATTCAATGATCCTACGACATTAACAGAGGAGGAGCTGTATGATTTGCGAGACCGCTgggcaacttgttttcttgacctatataatctcgaggtagattatgatgatgCCGACGAGAAAgattag